tcaaaaaaaagtgaatatacaattataaATTCAAAGTACCATATAGGGTAATACTACTTCCTTAAAGTGGAAAATAGGttaaaataatgttaataaataataaatggaTTTTGTATATGCTTGGCTAGTTGTGTAGATCTGATAAATTGATAATAAGGtattttgtaatattcAATAAATTCCTTATTAGATGTTtgtaacaatttttttaaattaattggAGGTATATTAGAATTATAAACTAAactattaaaattattgttAAAATCTGCatagttatattttcttaataattctttataatatttaatataatctACATAATACAAATTCATATATGCAACATGCCTTGGTATTATTCTTAATCGAAAGCTGTAACTATAATATTGAGGAAAAGAAATAGAATCTGTAAAagatttatttaaatgtctaattagatataataatttcgGCCTTATAGTTCTATAAATgttatatgtaaatattctaggatatatttttataagtttTTTTAAGTCGTCTTCTTTTATTGATTgatgtaaatataataactctttatattttttttttaaatttccaaaagaataaaattgaggtagattatataatatatccataagttcattataattataattcatTTCATTTCTGTAATGTTCTATTCTTTTAGTTAAAGtccttttatttattaatgatAATCTAGGGGATGTTttaataactttttttatcatttctAGATTTAaaccattttttattatttcttttttatttataattttttctccatttgaatgaaaatttatttcctcttttattattttattttcctttttattgcacttttcaaaaaattccTTTATCTCATCCCCACTTTTAAAAtgatttgtaaaaaaatattccaaTTCTTTGTAGTACTTAAGAAAGAATGATAATTTATCATCTATGCTCGATGTCTTTGCTATGTTGACATTTTCTACCCCATCGTTTGTTacttcatatttttctacCCCATCTTTTGTTACCCCATCTTTTGTTACCCCATCTTTTTCTACCCCATCTTTTGTTACTTCATCTTTTGTTACCCCATCTTTTGTTACTTCATCTTTTGTTACCCCATCTTTTGTTACTTCATCTTTTGTTACTCCATCTTTTGTTACTTCATCTTTTGTTACTTCATCTTTTGTTACTCCATCTTTTGTTACTTCATCTTTTGTTACTCCATCTTTTGTTATGTTTTCTTCGCTGGGGTTAGGGTTTTGTTCAGAGAGCGATAGACGCTGATTATACAGCCTTTTCTTTTCTtctttaattaattttttttgcatcctaagtaatttttttttttccattattgtcatatttgattttccattttcttGAGTAGCGTAATTGTAATCCTTGGgcattttatcaaaattaaCTGTGTGCCTATTATcgataaaataattaatagatttatcaatatttcccaaaattagaaaaaaaagagcgGATTGATCATGGCAATCTGGGGTGAATAAAAACCTTATGtctatattaataaatttaaaaatagaatagatatcaaaattaaaatagtCTTTTGATTTTAATCTTTTAACTATGTTTACAAagaaatttttatcattttgtaACATCGctaataaattttctttgTGACCTATTGCATAATTACTTAGCGGTTTTAAttgttcattatttttttttgctaaTTTAGTTATTCTCGAAAATTtacaattaaaattttttaatttaaattctAAAGCCcatttaaaaacatttaaaaacTTTTCTGGAATTTGATCTATAATTTCATCTTCTTTATCATGAAAATTGCTACCTAATATAGTGTTGtcgatattttttatttcttttaaattatttacttGTTTATCAGTTGCTTTtagtattttatatttccattttatattttttttaacttttttatCGTGATCACTGcgatttttatatatattatgatgTAGTTTAATCGGCTTATATGCTGATGTAATGAACATATTTGTTcctaaataatataagttACTATTCTTTACATTATGTTTGTTTGTATTATTCGTTTTCTGCATTGTTTTCAATTTTAAGGGATTATTTTTCctcatttttaataatactGATTTACTTTCTTTACTACTATTCCTATTGTAAATGGTTTTGCAAATTATAATGTTGCACACAAGAGAgttaaaacatataattaCAAAACATAACAAGCAATAGTAATGGTTATTCATTTCTTAAAGATAAggagttaaaaaaaaatgaaaaaaaaaaacataattttttgttccTTAAAActgaaaaatgaaatagagagggataaaaaaaaacaaaaacaataaataagTACACTACATTGtttcacaaaaaaaaataaactgtaaattattttgtattaaagaaaaagtctaaacaaaaatatataataaatattatatatatgggtAAGTAGCTAAATAAATTGCAACAATGCAATAGCTACTAATGctacaaaaaatatgttaagTATGCAATTAATTCATCGCAATTCTCcataattatgtatatatatacatatatatgcaatttGGCAAAATAGGAAAAGgaattttaatttcttatatttaaaatatttaacgaattttttttaattatatttgaGTAAACAGCCAAAAGTGTAATAATAGTTATTACgtaatatttgtttttaaattgcccgagaaaaaaaacttataaTATCACACTAgcgcatatatatatatgtaatattataatacataGGAAAAGGAAACATATTTTCTATTCTACAAATaagcaaaataaatataaatgtaaatattttttttttagaaaaatagtgaaaaatttataaaattataacaacATACATTGATAAGTACGAATGTGagtgataaaaataattatgtatttttttctttatcccacttttatatatgtatataaaccctaaatatatatatatatatataatatttcatataatatatatagtgttttaaaaaaaaaatatatatattttaaaatggaATAATTTGGCAGTATATGCacttttaacaaaaatacaCTTTTATcacttaaaaatatgttaacaaaaaaaggaggaatgtatatgtatacagatacataattatatatgcatgtatatTAGACATCAAAAGTATACATCCACCACTctctctatatatatatatatatgtatgtgtACATGTATTTATCCTTTTAAATGTGTAAATATGACACTATAgtaaaatgttaaaatcTGTAAATAggataaataaaaagttgATATATAAGTTGCATctagaaaatgataaaataatagataTGCCGATGTTTTTAGTAGACGATCTATATATTCGAAATAAAGAGgaattaatttgtttattaaaacatgctataacatttaataaaaatgattttttatataattataaaagaGTGTTATTAAAAGATGATGCTTTGAGAAATAATAAGATTGAATACTCTGGAATTTTCGATCAAAACGGaatagaaaatgataattatactgatgaatatatagcagctaataaaaatatcaaagataaaaatgtcaataaaaaaagtagtAATAATTCATGTGTAGAATTGGAGATAAACAAGATAAAATGTGATGAtacattaaataatattattaatgatatgaatataaataaaaattataatagtgattatataagaaaggaaaaaaaaaatttgttttttaaaaataaagataaaaaattatcccAAATTTTGAATCCATACAAATATGATAATGAAGAATATAAcgaattaataaattgtttatcagaaataaatgaatatgaagaaaattataattctaactatttgtatttttatgaaaatataatgaatgcTATGGATAAACCAATTGAAAAGGAAATTGTAGAAAATGAGTCCacagaaaattatatacaatatattgataatagaaaaaaaataaaagacaaaaatatattaatgggaaaaaaaatgccaGAGTACTATTCATTAATTGGATATATTcctaataattattttttttacaattataaaaatagaataatatctttaatcgaatatttatcatatacTGATATTTGTTcacttatttatttatatagtaGGAGTGAACAAATtgatttttcaatattaacaatattaggaaaacaatatataaataaaattgaaaaagataaaaaatataattataagaatacgataaaattgttaaatatatttataaaattaagttataaaaaaaatgaaatgcaatatattattaaaaagttattaaaaagtttatatatgtgtacTTATTGTGGAGATTTAAAAATAGCTACCTTACATTTTGTGTGTTTATCCAAgctaaatttatataatatattattttatgattatataaatatatttttaaaaaatataaataaccTTTCACATTTATCATGCTCTATAATATTACAATGTTTAGGATATTATCGATATTATATGATAACAAGTAGGAactacatttttaaattagtAAAAGAATTTAAGCAAAAATTTGTGAGTGaaattggaaaaaatatatttcaaaataaggatataaatacaatagagaaagaaaatgaatggaaaaaaattttaagaaataaaatagaaatacaaattttaacatttcaacatggaaaaaaaaatatagacttaataaatgatatagagaataaaataattgataGATTAACAAAAATCAATTTAGATGATATTTCAGAAAAATCAATtggtaatatttttcacttttactatttaattaataaaaaaatactaacAAATAGTgatcatatattattttttaatttagttaatgttttaataaaaaataaaataaattttcaaaaaccTCGATCGTTTCTTATGTCATCATACacattaattatatataaatattttacaaatataaatatatcttgttattttttattacaatgttctaaattaattaaaatattgaaaaaagaaTTTTATATGAGCAATTTGTTGTTTGTATTAATTGGTTTTTCTCAAAACCagcttattttttataaaaataggaataataataatgataatagaaataaaaataatttgaatgcttctgaaaataattttattggGATTTCCGCaagtaatataaatgataactATCCTGAGGTATATATTGataagaaatataataaattatgtaattttaaaatcgaaaataaatataaggACATGACTGAAATGtgtgaatataaaataaattgtttagaaaataaattatctAAACCAGTTAGTTCTAGATCAGCTATTTTATCCATATTTAACgaaataacaaatttagaatataaattaaatatcgAACAAATGCGTATGTATCTGCTCCTTTTTTCAAGTTTTGATATAAAGCTTTCATCCgaaattaaacaaaaaatattatctcTTATTATTAACGATTCGAAAAGTTTAGTTTATTTAcctcatattattattcaaacttctattaaaatttttggCATTTCTAgtaattatatgaaaactATATGCTTAAGCcttttagaaaaaatgaattttgaaattatgaaattttttaaaattataaaaagtgatgaaaaaacatttttgaattatataaaaagtgAACAACATGAAGAAATTCAAGATAGCGAAAAAAGGCAACAATTTTGTAACTATTTATGggatttaaatatattatcggaaattctttttatatttgatcaaattgatataaataaaagcgATTTTATAGTAAACATTGTAAATTTAATgtgttttaataattttttaatttttaaatataaaaaaaatagttttagTTCATATGTTTACtttcttcattatattGGAAGTAATAAACTTGACACAGAAAGCTACAAAAAATTGtctgattttatttttatcaactTAAGTGATTATATAGATTTatcttataaatattatttaaaaaatcatgTAGAAAAACTCACaaatataagaaatataaatggtTTTAACAAAACTAATGTGGATAACTCTATtgaatatgatatattttttgatgaAGTAgatcataaaataataatggataaaatttatgtaaaagatattttgttattgCTCGATGCAATTAGAATTTTAAAAGCTTACAATTATGCCTCACTTCTCTCTAATTCTGTTTCTATGGTAAGCTCATTTGATCTATCTATTTAtctacatataaataaataaacatgtGTGTGCTTGTTTAGTGCTACTTGCATAGTCTGTGACAGTAcaaacatattattttttttttttcgattttttgCTAAATAGCTAAATACAGATAAAATTAAGACACTTTCGGACGAAGATATTGAATTAGCAAACTACATATTTATAGACATGGGgctatataataaatatataatggaTGAAGTAAAGTAATAGgaaaaattgttatttttttaaattgtgtTTTAGTTAAGTTAAAgttcattatattataaattacattttttataatatgctacattttattttacaccttttttgtataaaatttaatgtaGAAATAGAGGATTGACAATAGGCTTGAAATagcataaaataaaatatgaggAAAAGCAAGAggaaaaatgtataataatacgtatattttcctatttgagtatacaaaaattatatcttttataatttgtttatcaaaaaaatggagGCTTcgataaaacaaaaaaaaaataattaaaaaaaaattaaaataaatgaaaaatggataaatcggctataaaaattgtatatatatatatttgattttggaatttaaaaaagttaacaatttgaatatatgtaacttttaattaaattggTATTTGTAAATGGGTCTATTTATATGCCCGTAATGTATGTAGACATATTGGCTGCccataattaatttttttgtgtttttttgtttttgcttgttttttttccatataaGTGCATGTggaaaatattgtttttaaaataaacacAAATGGATGTGTGGAAGTTAATATAAACGGTTAACTCAATTTATTGAATGAGTTTGTGAatgtataatttataaataaaataaatatatacatatatgcacatatttttaaaatcgtATTTGTCGGGTAATAGAGTTGagcatttaaaatatgtaggttattattttagcttaatattattgagaatatttattatgtttttatttcgtttaaatacatttttgCAATATTTTTCAGAACTATCTTCTTTCATATTAAACAAATCATAttgtttaaaattaataatattatccCATAATACATCTTTATCAATAGGGTTATTTAATTggtttataaaaatagtacatataatattttttaatttatagctatctataaatattttttttattttaaaaattctaaaaagaaaaaggaaAGACTCTGAATAACAACTTAATTCGAAAAGTACTAAGCTAAGTAAAAAATTTgctaaaatattattattatttagaTTAATACTCAATTTAATACACTCAAAGAAATCGTATAtccattttgttttatataaattggagtttaaaaatttgattTTGGAAATGATGGATTGTTCAACGTTAGGGGGTGTTGAGAGGTTTGCCACGTTATTTTGGTTGTTATTGTCACCATCAATATGTtcgttatttatatttttttttttgtggaTGTGTGGAATATTGGAGTTATCATTATACTTATTAGAAATGTCAATATGATGatcatgtatatattcttttaaaatgttCGTTTTGTTTCCAAGGTGTTTGTTAGTTTCAGttgtaaatttattttttcgatATTCATAAATACAAGTAAAATTCGTTTGATTATAAtctaaagaaaaataattttttaaaaatttataatattcactattatttttatatatttcaaatgCTTCGATAAAAGTGGTATTAGaccaaaataaattttgtttttgagTTATAGTATATCCAATAtctattttaaataaattatttctaaaattaaaatgtattaatGATGGTATATgtgataaatttaataaaaaatatttttctttatatattatattttcagcatttaaaaattgtttgCTGGAAAAAAGtagaaaattaaaaatgcttaataaaaatttagtACACCCTTTTGAATTATTACTAATTACATTTtgatttttcaaaatatcaAAAGGTACTTCTTTAACTATAAATCCGATTTTATCActatgcatataattattataattaaatgtaataaagaaatcaaaatcatatttatataatatatgattaaaatttgactctatatatttttgatcattataaatatgtgcaCATATACTCATACCTAGAAAGTgtttaaaattttgatcTAAATTTAAACCTTTAATatctaaattatttacaaaCTCAAagttattaataaaattaaaaggaAGGCATGCAACAatttctcttttttcatttttaaattctgATTCCATTAAATGCTCTATTTGAGAATTATCAATAAAtagattattattatttatttcgtcaaatttatatgtatcATTATTgctatcttttttttttcgataattttttacataattcTGAGATATATTACTTGTGTATTTATCgtctatattattttcattttgaattgaaaaaattttaatgaaaaagcATTTACACGTTacatcatatttatatatccatCCTTTTACAATTGAATAGggctttatattttttaaaaataattgttttCCTAAACTTCCAAATGTTataattcttttatattttggtgtatttttattattgttttgttttatataattatcaaTCATAAAAACAgtgtgtattttttttttaaatatatttacattaaCACATCCATAGTTTATATAAAAGCATGTTTTAATAAACGGTATATAAGAAATATCACAAAAACctatatctatattattttttattttgtgctgaataaaataaagtatttcatttttttcttcagaatatttttcaatattatttttaatattatgaatatctTTAGAATATATAGTTTCTGTatcgttatttttttttattttctttattttacatgtatttttatgttctattttgttttttatttctacttccatatttcttttttttaaccgTTCTTGTATGGCTTCtgtattttttcctttttgaTTTTCAATTGTGtacaaatttttttgtatatttttagaacTTTGGCTAATCGATTTGTTTGATTTTCGctgtatataattttccatatttttttgaaaaggATCCgaattcatataattttggttaatataatcataataattatttgtattatatttgtaactttttaaaaaggTGTTACATAAAGAAGATATcgtatcatttttttctaatatataaaaagattTATCCATTTCTTCTACTAATAAGttagtatatttttttatttctttatctCCATATTCATCTTTATCATTTgtcttatatatatcaaaatatttttttattaattcatcattttttttttcattataaaaaaaatcattattatatcttttaaaaaatgggtatttattttttaattcttctaTCAGCTTTTCATATGCTACCTTTTCCAAATtactcattttttattaacgTTTTTAATTGctcatattataaaaaataacaacaTACCATTTGATTGTGTATTGATAATACATAGAAATATAGATGGGTGTAAAGTCGATATATTTTCgtgaaaaataaacaaatgtTTTAAGAATagataaatgataatatataatatagatatatgtGTAGAGGAAAacaaaacaatattttaaatatgcaaacggatatttatttgtaaattatttagtgggaaaatatacatatgtatataattgttacaaaaacaaatatataaaattgtaaaagTTTTCGAAatacaattatttaataagaaaaaaataatacaaatatatatttcattattttttcttttaaatatattaactgtaaaattattaattagttatttattcaaataattaattacTATATTTGTTCAGTATTAATTGAAATGGAGtaaaagaaatagaaaTACGATACAATAAACATATGTACGAATTAAATATCATTTACAAATAACATCCTTTCCAAATGTTGGAACTTAAAATAagaaacatatttttattaaaaaaatatcattgTTATATTCTCTTTACTTtggtaatatataaatatatatatatgcacatgtatatgcataattatttatatattatttttattaaggTATAGTTGTCTTGgtgtatattttgttttactTTTGGAATTTTGAAGGTATTTCCCTagctatttattttaatttcatttgcttcttattattttttgaataagcatttaaaattaatatgataatttaaaaaggTAAGCACAAATAAGGGAAATGGGAAATGAGGAATAATAAAACCAAAACAATggtataattatatatatatgcatatacatGTATTTATGTACGTAGCAGCAGTACAATTCTttgaaaaggaaaaaacttaataaaaaataagcacTATATAGATTTccaaaatatatgtgtatttttatgtaccaacttaaagaaaatgaggaaatatgatttttcataaatttactaaattaataaaatataataaattggTAAATGAaagtgaaaataataaaaaaagaaatgttAGAAAAATTGTCGTGTTATTGAATTTAATATGTGCGTGAATATATTTagcattattttttttcagtaATTGgcaacatatataatatataatatatattattaccaAATGCTTtcgtaaaataaaaagaatatattatatgaaaaagaaatacgAACAAATCagaaaaacaaaagtataaattaaaatgaaaaattcgAAGAAACAGAAAAGAAAAACTCAATAATAGAGGCtagctatatatatatttttttttttttattaaaagtacaatttttatacaaaacatttgaataaaaacggtatttatatacatatggacttatggatatatttatgtttataaGATAAAGTTAGAtagaattataaaaatcatGACAGAGGATAtagaatattataaatttaattacttatatgaataaattttgtatGCAAAATATAGCAAAAACTATTATGAATTCAGCAAATAATACCATAGTTTAGTATAAtatttagtaaaaaaaaatatataatatataatatatatgtatttgtgagaatttttgtttatatttttcaacttaaaaaaatataaaaaattaatcgAAAATAATACGGATATACAACCCATGATAACTATATTccttaattaaaaaaaagaagatatACAAAGATATATACAAATGTGATGTGTATAAAACATGTATATTTGTATTGAtgtgtaaataaaaaatccaTTATAGTGGATACATATAAACTATATAAATGCTTGTGTATTTCTATTTCACATTTAATAAAGCAACATggaaagaaaatataatatattagcttacaaaaaaagaaaaacatattttaggTTGGATgttttattgtttatattttatgcatattttttgcacttaatttttaaaaataaaaaatttgaagCTCAACCAGAAGATTATGAATATTTCgagaaattaaaaacagAACTTGacaataatgatatatttcattCTAATAATAACTCCTTTTCTACTAGTAAGTGGTTATATGGTAAAAATAACGAAAATGatggaaataaattaaataaattgaaaataaaaaaaggaaaaacgAATAATAAAGGAAATAGTGATAATACATTTAAACCGATAATAATAGGAAagtataatttaatatacattttttatagtatCGAGTTTGTATgcttattaatatttattgcatttcatttattaacatttcTATTATCCCAATGGAACCTAAGTATAAACTTATTTATTGCATATATCAGATTAAGTAACAAAGAGCgcgataaatatatatataacttgCAAAAATTTtgcacacatatatatattaagcCTATAAAATCAGAAagatttcaaaaaataaataaacaaaaaggATTGTCAAAATGtgttaaaaattgtttgcctaataaaaatgatacaaaacaaaaagagCGATTTAATACAgattataatttgtataaaCCTAAATCTATTTTAgtagaattaaaaaaggaaaataatgacatatattttttttataaacacaaaaaatatatattcaattaTGAAACATTGAATTTTGAATCTGTAAAGCATTTCgacatttttaatttaccattttatttaaattggAAAGGATTAATTGAATGTGAACATAAGATTCCTTGTCAGGAAAAtcttgtaaaaaaaatacataaagaATCGGAATTACTTTATATTGATAGTAATGCAGAATCGAGTTATATAAATGGATggaaaaatttaattaacaacataaaagaattatatgagggtatatgttttaagaaaaatacGAGAAATAAATGCAATAGTATTGGGAATAATGGGGAATTGAATGAACATGTAAATTACCAATTAAAAGATGGATATGAAATTTCTGGAAaaatcaataaaaaaataggaaTAACTAATATtagtaatataaataataattttgatagttatcattgtaaaaaaaactattttgAAATACCATATGATTTATATGTACACAATAATTTAAGTAAATATGGAgagaatatatatgatataccATCACcttgttttaaaaaattattatatgaagcAATGTTATCGccatttttcatttttcaattttttagCATTATATTATGGATGCTTGATAGTTATTGGTATTTTGGTATATTTtcgatatttattttaatagttTTAGAATCCcaattaattaataaaaggATAAGAGAATTTAATCTTATAAATAGTATGAAAATGTCTCCTCAAAATGTTTATGTATATAGAAATTTGCaatggaaaataataaaatcgAATTATTTACTTCCTggtgatatatatatattaacaaatgatataaatggtaatgataatatatgtacatgtGAAACGTTACTATTAGAAGGTATGTGCATAACTGATGAATCTATACTCACAGGGGAATCTATCCCATTGATAAAAGCATCTATTGATAAATGTGTGGATATgcataataatgataattgTAATGACAATAAAAACATagatgaaatatattattcttcatattttgaaaaaatagatataaaaaataaacacaAAAAACATGTAGTATATGCTGGctcaaatatattattaacaaaaaatgaaaatacagaatttaataattcaaaattaCCAATTACAGGATGTGTAGGTattgtattaaaaaatggattTTCAACATATCAAGGAAAATTAGTTAGAACCATAATAAATACAtctgaaaaaataaattcatcGAGTACTGActctataatatttttatttattttattatttttttctataacaTCATGTGTATACGTAGTTTATacattattaaaaacaacaaatgaaagaaatttgtataaaattCTTTTATCTGCTTCACATATTATTACAGCAGTTATACCCCCAGAATTTCCAATTACATTATCTTTAGGGGTAACTATATctattgtttatttatacaatttaaaaatatattgcaCAGAACCATTTAGATTACCATTTTCTGgaaaatcaaatatatgCGCATTTGATAAAACTGGAACATTAACAGAAGACAACATGATAGTTTTAGGTTTATTTGGTttagataataaaattaatcatatatatgaatcAAATCAatctattattaataaacaaaGAATTCCA
This genomic window from Plasmodium berghei ANKA genome assembly, chromosome: 2 contains:
- a CDS encoding mTERF domain-containing protein, putative; its protein translation is MNNHYYCLLCFVIICFNSLVCNIIICKTIYNRNSSKESKSVLLKMRKNNPLKLKTMQKTNNTNKHNVKNSNLYYLGTNMFITSAYKPIKLHHNIYKNRSDHDKKVKKNIKWKYKILKATDKQVNNLKEIKNIDNTILGSNFHDKEDEIIDQIPEKFLNVFKWALEFKLKNFNCKFSRITKLAKKNNEQLKPLSNYAIGHKENLLAMLQNDKNFFVNIVKRLKSKDYFNFDIYSIFKFINIDIRFLFTPDCHDQSALFFLILGNIDKSINYFIDNRHTVNFDKMPKDYNYATQENGKSNMTIMEKKKLLRMQKKLIKEEKKRLYNQRLSLSEQNPNPSEENITKDGVTKDEVTKDGVTKDEVTKDEVTKDGVTKDEVTKDGVTKDEVTKDGVTKDEVTKDGVEKDGVTKDGVTKDGVEKYEVTNDGVENVNIAKTSSIDDKLSFFLKYYKELEYFFTNHFKSGDEIKEFFEKCNKKENKIIKEEINFHSNGEKIINKKEIIKNGLNLEMIKKVIKTSPRLSLINKRTLTKRIEHYRNEMNYNYNELMDILYNLPQFYSFGNLKKKYKELLYLHQSIKEDDLKKLIKIYPRIFTYNIYRTIRPKLLYLIRHLNKSFTDSISFPQYYSYSFRLRIIPRHVAYMNLYYVDYIKYYKELLRKYNYADFNNNFNSLVYNSNIPPINLKKLLQTSNKEFIEYYKIPYYQFIRSTQLAKHIQNPFIIY